The Oxyura jamaicensis isolate SHBP4307 breed ruddy duck chromosome 3, BPBGC_Ojam_1.0, whole genome shotgun sequence genome segment ATACCGTGGTGGCTCCTGATGATCTCAGGTCCCATGGCCTGGGACCTTACAGTGCTGGAGCCCTGCCCCAAAGAGCCCCAGGGCACAAACTCACTGCCACAGCTCTGCCAAACTCAGCTCATGGCTGAAACCCTCAGGCCAGCCTCAGCCGCCTGGTAGTCCCTCCCTTCCATAAAGTCGAGTACGTGGAGATGCCTTTCAGGATGTCTGGAAGGTCAGTGAGCTGGTcaggcaggacagcagcaagTTTCTATAGTCAAGGACACTTCCCTCCCTGGGCTTCCCCTCCCGGTGGCCAccatccctttccctttttctaaaCTAGTAACAGACCAAGCAGTGTACCTGAGTACACTGTAGCAGGGTCTTGCTGGTGCTCGTGAGACACCCAGCACTAACAGAAATACAGGGTTAACACAACTGCTCAGAGATGTAACTAAAGCATGGACATTCTTGGGTTCCTCTGGTGCTACCGCTGACTTTAATTAAAAGTTGACCTAAGCCAAAAAGTAAATGAACAAACCACCAGTGCTGGGAAATGCTTAGcccaattaattattttgtacgCTGGAGAAATGGGTTCATTGCTAATTTAAGACTCCTGGTTTGATTGAATTGCACAAAATTAACTTTGTCAAATGAAGCCATCAGCGGGAGCCAAGGAGATTAACGGTCGGTGAGCAGGGCTGAAGCTTGTGCTAGCGATGAGGGGTTTGGTGTCATCCAGAATTGGCCCGTTTAAATGAGTCAAGTGGATGAATGCTGATAAATGATAATTAACACTGGGAGGAGTTTAGTTGGAAACTATAGTGCTGTTTCTGACTTGGGAAAGAGTAACTGCTATCTTTCTGAGATTATAGGATTAAACTGTATCAGTACTTCAAATGTGACTCATGAGCAGGGGCTTTCTAAAGAGAATTACATAAATTTCCCAAGGTCTTTCTGAATAACAAATTGTTCCTAATAATTTCCTCATCTTTAATAGCTATGGGTGAAATCCTGGCTCCACTGaggtcaaaaaagaaaaactcctcTGGATTTCAGTGGGGCCAGGATTTCACCCCCAGGACCTGGGAAATCTTTGGCCATTCTGTGGTCACTGAGACTGAAAGAGAGGAAACTTTTGCAGCTGGACATGTAGTTTTCTGCAAACTGGCAGTTCTCAGCCTTCAGATTTTTATGTTTACCTCATTTAGCGATGAGGCAGATTCTACTCTAATTTGTACCAGGATGGATTTACAGTGTATTTTTAGATATCTCTGAGCGAAATCTATCTTCTTGTCAAGGCACGTGACCCTGAACGTTTCTTGCCGGGTCACAGAGGTAGCTTACAGGGAACTGTACAATTTTGGGTTGCCCACGTGGAAATTTAACTTACCCACATTGCCCTACCCCGAGGCAACTATTTGCTTACCTGCATTAAGTTAATTACAATTGAGTTTGCTATAATTCTTACAGTTCTAATCAAGAAGAGATAACGCATACTGTAATTACCCCTAtagatataaaaacaaacaaacaacctaaAACCCCCAcaccaaggaaaacagaaaaagcaatataGTAAAATCCAATTAACAAAAGTTGCTTTATGGTTAGGGGAGGTAATACAATCTGTTTTCCCATGGATTCGCAGCTTTTGGCCCTTGGGCCACCCACAAAAAAAGCTCAGCTTACTTCCAGACCTCTTATCTCGCCTCTTCTGAGTGAGAGATAGTTCGCGTTGTGCAAAGCTGTGCGCGTCTGCTAGCTAGGTTGCCCGTGGTGTTTGGATGGCTGACTGCTGAGTTTTGCCTATTTCTCCCTCAGTGGGGTCACTGATTTTCACAAAGCATATAGGGGGCCTCTCTATAGGGGGCCTCTCTCCCATTTCCAAAATTGGCTAAAAATGAATGAGAATGACTAAAAAGGGGAAAGTAGAAAGCACTGTCAAATACATTCGTTTCCTTGGGAAAACTACAAGAAATGAAGTTCCTCCATGGGTGTCCATTAGTGTAATTCCACTGAAGTCTCTGCAGTTACACTCTTTTATAACAGCAGGAGGTCTGACCATAAATATTGAAGAATTTAAAACCTCTTGTTGAGGGCAGATGAGGACAGTTTCAGATTTTACAAGGGTGAAGGAATGAAACAAATGGCATTACGTTTTTTGTGACTCTTGCCCTCCAATTCAGTTTGTGCTTGGAAGCACCAGAGCACGTATAGATTTCCACCTTTCTGACACTTCTTATTGTGAACTGTTCTTCAGGAGTTTATAACCAGGTATTAATATATCTGTCTAAAACCAAGCATGATGAGCATTTTGTGCTCTTTCTGTCTTGGTTAACAAACTTCAGCTTCTGGTGGAACTGTAAGCCTTACCTAAATGTAGCTGAGAGAAACACATGCTCTGCCCATTTCAAGCTGCAATTTTGTGGTGGTATAGCTGTGAGGATGGCAATACTCCTTCTGTActttaaatagtaataatatttgctttctgataTTTGTTCCTTATTCTCTTACTGTTCCTATTCACTCTATTCTCATTGGCCACACATTCCTGGTTTAGAACTCAACATTAGATCTACATGTACACAATTTTTTCTCcacattaattttcagaaagatctAGAAATTTTGTGATGTGTTAATATTATTgctatgattattattttaaaataccatccTGAAGTTACTCTAAAGCAGAAGGTTGTACTAATGACCAAACTCCTAATTGCTTGACTCTAGTGAGTGATGAGGCTTCATATGTAATGTGGGCTGAAGCAATGCAAGAAATACAGTACTATTTCACAATATGAAATATATCTCTAGGAGATATTGTTTGCCTGTCTAAAGTTGTTGAAAGACTGTTCTTGTTATCTCTTTTTACCTTTCAGCAAAATGATGGTCCAACACTCAGGCCAGGTATCTGCATTAGAAGTCAGCGCCTCCGCAATTGTTCCCACTTTGTCCCCTGCAGGGTCACTGGGGTTTGATGATTTCACAAATTTAACCCCACTGGTGAAAGAGGAACTGAGATTCGCCATCCAAAATAAACGTCAGTCCCACAGAATGTCTTCCACATTGGATACGGTGACTGTTTCTGAAAGGCCAATTGAAACATCAGTCATGAAAACAGAGGTACGGCTCTTTATACAGCATTTCAGTGTGAATGGTTAGGTCTCTAAGCAAATTTCACCAGAAGAGCAGTAATTATGTCAAATACAAACAACCCTCTCCACCATCTAAACATGTTAGTTTATTTGATCCTTTTAAGCCTGTtgcttggttttctgttttgtgcttcTGGTAAATTCCTACggtatttctcatttctgttgaAGCCTAtagcttaatattttatttttaattatgagcTAAGGACAATGTTACAGATTAGCAAGCGCTAAATCTGGTTTCCCTGCCTGTGTGTGACTGCACTTGGAGTAAGGCGACTGCAGTTCCCTTTCGATGAGGACAGTCGGGTGGACCCTGTGTGGGCTACACCGAGGAGGACATGGCTGTGCCATGTCCTAGCCaccagatttttaatttaagacaaCAGtctcaaataaaaacattcctaTTGCAAATTGAAGAAACAGATGAAGTTAGGGAAATAGCTATACCTTGGTCTGAGCCTCCTGAGGCTCATGTTTTGCATGTATCTTTCTTTATGGGATAGTTTTCTCCTGAAgaggatgaaaggaaaaagcgaagaagggaaaggaacaaaattGCTGCTGCAAAGTGCcgaaacaaaaagaaggaaaaaacagaatgtttGCAGAAAGTAAGTGcctggctttattttatttttatgatctgTCATAACGTCAATaacaggatgatttttttttttaatctgtcatCCTGAATAGAAACATATTACAGGAGTACTCTCCTAGtaggaaatacaaaaagatGTCACCAAAAACTCTGTAAAACCTTCAAACTTTCAGTTATAAAAACTGAATATACCATATATTGAAATCAAACCTGGTTAAAACTGGGACAAAGTGAAAGCACGGTAAAAGTGAAAAGAGATTACTGTTTTCTTGTGTatgggaataataataatttgaacaTGCAAACTGAACAccaaaagaattaaaatctcatttcataTAATATCCCTTGTGGAGATCAACAGCCTAGAAACACCCCAAGTAATCTCTGACTTCCTTGGGAAAAGAGTGACACAGTAGCTTAGCCCCGAGTTCTCTATCCCGAGACCCTAGTAGTGCCTTCACCTGATCTGCCATGATATAAAACTATATTACAGCAGCATTGGGCCTGTCTTCTCTGCTGTATCCAGgggttcagaaaaaaaatctatgttcTTACTTTGCTACCTTAACAAAGGTTTACAGCTATGTGACGTGATGTACCAGGGAGTTAGTAAGTGGCATTGATAATTTGGCATCAGTTGTTGACCCCAAAAGTTCAGAATAATTTTACGGAAGATAGAAACATTACTTTGGATGCCTGCCATTGTAAGCGAATGTAAATCTGAATTTGGCTTTTGATGTTCATTACACAGAAGGCCACAGAAGGCAACTGTCAATCTGTTTTTTAAGCTATTATCAACTGGGGGACGTATCTTTTCACCCCTACAGGACATGTAATTTCTTTCTCAGCTAGTCATATGCTTTCCCACCAATAAAAAACCTGCAACTATTAGATAATCAACTATCTGAAATGCTCCGTCTAATAGTTGTGTCTGTACTTTGTGACTAGGAATCAGAAAAGCTGGAAACTATCAATGCGGAATTAAAAGCCCAGATTGAAGAGCTAAAGAATGAGAAGCAGCATTTGATATACATGCTAAATCTTCACAGACCCACTTGTATAGTTCGGGCGCAAAATGGAAGGACACCTGAAGATGAAAGGAATCTTTTTATTCAACAGATCAAAGAAGGAACATTACAAGGTTAAGTGATATGGCAAAGATGGAAATATGTAGTATGTTTTTAACAGCTACCAGAATCCACGGAGGATCTGACTTAATGTGTAGGATTCTATTAGTCAAGAGCCTTTAGGAAGGGCAGATTGCTTTCTTGAGTGGAAAGGATCGTTTTGGCTTGACAGTGGTTCTTCCCCTTGGAAGATATGGTCTCAGTGAAACTGAAGAGCCTTCTGCCTCAAATATAGGTTTTGCACCTGTCATACTTGCTGTTCCTAGGAGCTACAGACAACAGCTTCAGAAGATTTAGCTCTCTGCTAGTATACAGTATCTACACTCACGACGTTTGTGCTAGGACACTATGACTGCTGATGATGCACATGGTACAGACAGCTGTGCTGGATGGACACTACTTTCCTTGTGGCTGGTAGGGAAAGCAGACTgagagtatttttaaagttttgcaGTTTCCAGGAGGATGGTTTCTGGCAGAGTGCACTGACATATAATATTGCATTCTAacctaacacacacacacaaacacacaaaaagcctTTAGTTCCAATTAAGctttgtaaatttttttttcacaacacTTGTGTAGCTTTTTTCTATGACTCATCTCAGAGACTGAATTTGACAAGTCTAGTAGGTGtgacaaagaaatgtttcttgcaAAATTCCATGTGGCTAAGTTCATATTTTATGAGTTGGAACCCCACCTACCATCCTTTGGGGACTGTaatttttccttgcatttcagGAGAGTATTTTGTGACTGGGTGAATTAGACCCACTGGAAAGAGGAATCTAATTATGAAGGGATTTTTATCTGGGTTTTGCCCAAGCAAAGAACTGCAGAACTGAATCACAGGCTCATGAATCATGaaaagttaatatatatatatatttgtctagGATCTAATCCTACAAGCCTTAACCCTCAATCACAGAAGAGGCTTTTAGTAGGTCTGGTTATACAGATAGTTCTTACAGGCATAAGGTCTTGACAAAGCTTTTTGCATCCTTGTCAGGATTACTTCCTTTTGCCAGATGACTCAGAGGGAAAAATTATGATTGCagctacttttattttacatttgggTGGCAACTACAGTCAATCAAAAGTATTACTTAGAATCTAAAGCAGACACGAGTTTTGATGTAGTGAAttactgttcttattttttattaaatactaaCCTTAGATGTTTTTGAACTGGTAGAAGAGCTGCTGGACAAAACAGTTGGAGCTACGAGTGTTTAAAGTCTGatgtttctgtgaaattctcAGATTGTTTAATCCTATGaaatatatccttttttttttttttgtaaaagaaaatattatccTTATTTATCACTAATATCGTAATGagtaaataaatactgcaagcaagataaaactgaaaacacaagTGTTGTGCTGTCTTTTTACTTTTATCTCTTGGtgtttaatattatatattccTAAAGTTCACTAGTTGTATTTGAGACACCACTACTTAAAACACTTATCCTTCATCATCTCCACAGATGAGGTCCTGAGTATCTTGAATGACTGGGTACAGAGATTATGCCTCCCAAAATTCTGTATCTTGTTCAGTGGTGTCTAGCTGCTCAATGTCACAATTTAAATGAAGTAGACAATAATAATGGAGCTTACAGTACATAATATTTTACACCAGTTATGCAGTGTTGAAATTGTGGTTTTATTCTAAAGGCTAAACTTACAGATACCTCAGCCACAAGCTTCTTACTCTACAAGTCCATGCTGAGTGTATCAGATATCATACCTGATCCTTATATGATCTTTATATTCTGCAACAGAACTTCTTAGTACATTTTCCTAAGATCTGGATATATTGTAATGTCCTATATCGTGTTTAAAAGATATGTACTTCATGTATCTGAAAAGTGAATGTATTAAAAAGACAACACACTAGGTCTGATTCTGTCCTGagaatctgttttctttctgtatgttGGAAGGAGCtgccattgatttcaatgaGAGTTTTTCTAATGTCCTGTAGGCAGAGTTTGGAGCCTCTGCTGCGATTTCACTGGCTCAGAGGGAAAGTTTCATGGGGAGTTGGGCCAGTTGTTTGTCAGAGAACAGATTTACATGAAGTATGTTAACAGTAAACTCGCCAAATGATTTTCATTGGTATTTGATTTCTGTATGGGAGTACAAAACTGAGGCGTCATTGTGGTATCATACACCTCGGCTTTGCCTTCAGTGCATCAAATACCAGCAGACAAGAGTTTGCCTCCTGTACTGTTATAAAGTGTTACCCCAGAGACTAGAATATGATGACAGAATTTGTGTCTCTCCTTTAGGGAATTTGTATGGTTGCTTTTAACTGTATCACTGTTGACGCAGGCGTCATGTTTATGTTGCTTGATGTTATGTACTTAGCTTGCCAAATGTTAATACAGTACCACTACTATTGTCAGAAgataatctatttttatttctttatatgtgcagacacagctgctttctactgtgtgtatgtgtgtgtgtgcatgcgtgcTCCTGCACGCTACTGTAGAAATGATGGTACTCAAGGTAATTTGACTATGTCCACGAAAGCGTGTTTAAGCAGCTAGACAGGAGCAGTATGTTGCATGAGTTTTCTAAAAGTATACTTTATTCAGGAGAACctctaaaatgcattaaaagtgGTTTGTTTTCTATTCTCAAGTTTGTTTTGatactttaataaaaaataattaatatatatttactcCTGTgtcatttaattcattttaagcTTCCAGGTCCAGCAGCAACTTCATCTTCTTAAAgaaacattaatatatatatatatataaaagcagacACATCTTGTAGGTTTTCAACAATAAGCATCTTATCAGATGAAATTGATACTGTTCACTGATAGTCAAGGTGAAAAAGCTTTGACAAAGCTTTGTCATTACAAGGTTGATAATGAATTCCAGCTAATTTCTTATTTGCATCCTAGGGCTTAGATTAAAGCACTGGAAATTAGAACTCCTTCTAAACCTTGTAACCCACCAGTTGTTTTGGCTTTCTTATTACCTAAGGGGTTTAATACTTTTGCTTTATTGATTGCTTTCTATGGTGATATGGCAAATACTAAAGCAGTACTGCACAGATAGGGCTTTggcttgtttttgtgtgtgtgtttgtgtgtgcgggtgtgtgtgtggaggagCATGAGGAAAGATGAACAAAATGTTCTATCCTGCCTTTCCAAAACTAAGTATCTACACCCAGACAGAAGTCCCTGTGTTTTGACAGCCGGTGATGTGGACGAAAACTTTTGGCTTCAATCCTTTGCAAGCAGTCATAACTTGTAATACAGAGGTCAGATAGAAGGCCAGGAGCTCCAGGGACCAGGAAATCCACCGCATTATTGCAAAATCTAGTTAAAAATATCAGCTGGAAGGAAGATCTAGGCTACTATAAACCTGGCAATGTTGAATGCTTATTCTTATTGGTATATTCATTTACAGATCTGCAGTGCCAACATGTTTATTCATCCTTTCATGCATTCGCCCATACTTATCAAATTTACTTTTGAATACTTTATTCACTTCCAATTTTTCAAATGTGTAGATCATCTGCCTGTCTTGTTTTAGAAAATCTTATCAACAAAATTAGGGTAATGAATTCCTGAACTGGTATTTTATAATCTTTTCCTTAGATGATATCATTTGAAATCACCCAATTACACAAGCAACTGGTCTCTATGACATATTGCTAATAGAATAATTAATATTCCGTGAACTAAATAAGACTTTGTATCTTCTCCTTAGGTCGTGTTTTAGACACTAAATCTGTGTGTGTCCATGCAGACCTTAAAGCATGCTTAGTTTTACCCTATACACTAATAAGGTACATCTACTTTTTTGATGTAAATGAGTGTAACATTGGAGGTAGGCAAAGCCAGGGATTCACTCTAGACATTCATTTAATGAAATGGAATGGCaacaaatttaaatgtaaaataacttttctgccTAGTCCCATCAAGAATGTGAAGTCATTGCTTAAGGGGTGGCATTAAAGTTACAGTTATTATTAGTTTTGCCAAAGAAACTGGATGATTTATgggtaatgaaaataaaactgtacagTTGTTAGTTAGAAAAGAGTTTTAAACACTAAGTCTACgtcatcttaaaaaatatatatataaaaataaaaataaaataaaaaaatctaaatccaGACTGGCAATTGTAtctcatccatttttttttcttcaactggTGAGCAGTACACAGGACTAGATACTAGTCTCATTCATTTGGCCATTGCCATGTTTCTATGTTTGCCCAGTGCCCCCAGCTGGAGACGCTGAGTATCACATGATGAAAATGTTCAAGAATATTAATTTACATAGAAATACTTAGTAACATTCTTCACTAGCTAATAAAGGCATCAATATCAGATTTGTTTATGAAATAGAcatcattactttttaaagtgtAGTTAAGATGAAGAGTGACAAtagttgaaaaaaatcttattgcTCAAAGTTCATTTCCGTAGTGGACACTCTGAGTCACAACTGCTGACTTTAGTgataaaaatagttatttactAATTTTCACTTCTATTAGATCTTCAGAGCCAACACAGTTTAAAGAGAATATGCCAGATTCTATTCTTGATACAGCATCAGTTCAGGCTGCATGGCTTTACTAGTGCTGACAGTGATGtgtgaaccaaaaaaaaaagctaatgatTTTCAGATTCCAAGCTAAGCGTATTAGAGCTGGCACTCAGAAAAATCATCAGACCTGTGAAATGAGTAAAtaggaaatggaaacaaagtgAGAGTTGAAGCTGGAATCCTTTTCCCCACTTCTGAGAATTTAGCAGCTTTATATTTGCAGACTGCACCAAAATAATTGGTGTACCGCTGTACGCACTTAGATTGTGGGTATGTCCACACAGCAAATAGTGTGGTATAGCAAGGCTTTTATACAAGCTGGCTTTGTACTGGGCACAACCCAGCGATGACAGCAAGAAACTCAGCACAGGCTAATTGATGGCACCAGGATGAGGAGCCCTCCATGCAGCCAGAGGACTGGCTGCTTCTGGCATCTGAGGTAGCTCATTTACACCAGCTCGGGTATCGCTCAGCTCCTCAGGTCAGCATATGTCCCGGAGCTGCCTGCTGAGTAGCTGCCTGGCCTCTCTACAAGCAGCACCACAGATTCAGCCCAAAGGTCCTTCCCGAcccattttatttctacagcaGTGACCAAGAACAGGGAAGAACAAGAACAGGGCAAGTATACTTCCCCTGGGTGCTTTCCCACAGTCTGTTTTCAGCAATCACACAAGCTTGACATGATTCCTTCAGATAGTAACCCTTGTCAGGTCTTTCACTCAAGTATTTGCCCAGTTTCTCATCTACAACACCAACATCTGCAGTACATTTGGTGGCATGTTCCATAGGGATGTCACCACTGATGACAaaactcttccttttgttttgttttgacccGATTCCTTGCAGCTCCACCTGACAGCTGCTCATCCTTGAACTGGAAGGGTCAATGCTTACCCGTGCTCTCCATGTGATTTGTGATAATTTCTCCTTCAGAATGAAGAATTCCAGCCTATTTagtcactttttcttttagaagctATTTCACTCCCTTGGTCTTTCCTGTTACccatttttttctaggaaagGCCTGTGTCTTTTCCAAGGATTTAAGATAAGGAGACCataactgcacacagtattcaagCTGTGGTCATGTCATGGGTTAATACAGTGGGATCTTGATGTTCACTGTTCCTTTCCTAATAATTCCAGaaatttgatttgcttttttgaTGACTGCTAAGTATCAAGGCTTGTACAATGGAACAATCTATCATAACCCACAAAATCTCCCTCCTGAGTAATAAGGATAAACTCAAGCCcaacattttataaatgatgCCAGGATCAATTTTCCCTATAACT includes the following:
- the ATF3 gene encoding cyclic AMP-dependent transcription factor ATF-3 isoform X2, with protein sequence MMVQHSGQVSALEVSASAIVPTLSPAGSLGFDDFTNLTPLVKEELRFAIQNKRQSHRMSSTLDTVTVSERPIETSVMKTEFSPEEDERKKRRRERNKIAAAKCRNKKKEKTECLQKESEKLETINAELKAQIEELKNEKQHLIYMLNLHRPTCIVRAQNGRTPEDERNLFIQQIKEGTLQG
- the ATF3 gene encoding cyclic AMP-dependent transcription factor ATF-3 isoform X1; the protein is MQPRPQAEARGARSGRCSPDGRAAPAPPAPPAPAPAPGRQPEEGSLGFDDFTNLTPLVKEELRFAIQNKRQSHRMSSTLDTVTVSERPIETSVMKTEFSPEEDERKKRRRERNKIAAAKCRNKKKEKTECLQKESEKLETINAELKAQIEELKNEKQHLIYMLNLHRPTCIVRAQNGRTPEDERNLFIQQIKEGTLQG